Proteins encoded together in one Saccopteryx leptura isolate mSacLep1 chromosome 7, mSacLep1_pri_phased_curated, whole genome shotgun sequence window:
- the LOC136378278 gene encoding cyclin-Y-like protein 1 isoform X2: MTIFKIVKEMVEVLEDLLQYDVNISKKIYFGYYLELRLRVYKDLDFECHPLNQKRAQELEAFSRWCGDEDLHRNVLRKSVIADNLTGTQHSQAVLP, from the exons GAAGGAGatggtagaagtgttggaggaccTTCTTCAGTATGAtgttaatatttcaaagaaaatttattttgggTACTACTTGGAGCTCCGTTTGAGAGTATATAAAGACCTAGACTTTGAATGTCATCCTCTCAACCAAAAAAGAGCGCAGGAGCTGGAG GCCTTTTCCAGATGGTGTGGCGATGAAGACCTACACAGAAATGTTCTGAGGAAGTCTGTCATCGCCGATAACCTTACTGGTACTCAGCACTCTCAAGCCGTCCTCCCTTAA
- the LOC136378278 gene encoding cyclin-Y-like protein 1 isoform X1 yields MDYVQDTIGVAIKDMKEMVEVLEDLLQYDVNISKKIYFGYYLELRLRVYKDLDFECHPLNQKRAQELEAFSRWCGDEDLHRNVLRKSVIADNLTGTQHSQAVLP; encoded by the exons ATGGACTACGTCCAGGACACTATAGGCGTTGCAATTAAGGACAT GAAGGAGatggtagaagtgttggaggaccTTCTTCAGTATGAtgttaatatttcaaagaaaatttattttgggTACTACTTGGAGCTCCGTTTGAGAGTATATAAAGACCTAGACTTTGAATGTCATCCTCTCAACCAAAAAAGAGCGCAGGAGCTGGAG GCCTTTTCCAGATGGTGTGGCGATGAAGACCTACACAGAAATGTTCTGAGGAAGTCTGTCATCGCCGATAACCTTACTGGTACTCAGCACTCTCAAGCCGTCCTCCCTTAA